Proteins found in one Sorghum bicolor cultivar BTx623 chromosome 1, Sorghum_bicolor_NCBIv3, whole genome shotgun sequence genomic segment:
- the LOC8086203 gene encoding iron-sulfur protein NUBPL gives MEHIFFSMHRIASRSVRHQGLLGRGWYSSAAKGGPSIAGVSDIIAVASGKGGVGKSTTAVNIAVALAKEFKLQVGLLDADIYGPSVPTMMNLHAKPEVSEDMKMIPVENHGVRCMSIGFLVDKDAPIVWRGPMVMSALEKMTRGVAWGDLDILVVDMPPGTGDAQLSMSQRLRLSGALIVSTPQDIALIDARRGANMFRKVQVPILGLVENMSCFKCPKCGEKSYIFGEGGAQRTAEEMDMKLLGAVPLEIGIRTGSDEGQPIVVSSPNSASAQAYVNIAEKVTQRLNELAEERRMGPEILL, from the exons ATGGAGCACATTTTCTTTTCGATGCACCGGATAGCCTCTCGCTCGGTGAGACATCAG GGTTTGCTTGGAAGGGGATGGTACAGCTCTGCTGCGAAGGGGGGCCCTTCGATCGCCGGTGTAAGCGACATCATTGCTGTCGCATCAGGGAAAGGCGGCGTAGGCAAGTCCACCACTGCAG TTAACATTGCTGTAGCACTTGCCAAAGAGTTTAAGCTTCAGGTTGGTTTGCTAGATGCCGACATCTATGGACCATCCGTTCCCACAATGATGAATCTCCATGCCAAGCCTGAAGTAAGTGAAG ATATGAAGATGATTCCAGTTGAGAACCATGGTGTGCGATGCATGTCCATTGGTTTTCTTGTAGACAAAGATGCACCAATTGTTTGGAGAGGTCCTATG GTAATGAGTGCTCTTGAGAAGATGACAAGGGGAGTTGCTTGGGGGGACCTTGATATTCTTGTTGTTGATATGCCCCCAGGCACTGGTGATGCTCAACTATCGATGTCCCAAAGGCTTCGGTTATCTG GTGCTTTAATTGTTTCAACTCCTCAAGATATTGCTCTTATTGATGCTAGAAGAGGAGCCAACATGTTCCGCAAAGTTCAAGTTCCT ATTCTGGGATTGGTAGAGAATATGAGTTGCTTTAAGTGCCCAAAATGTGGTGAGAAATCTTACATCTTCGGGGAAGGTGGAGCACAGAGAACTGCAGAGGAAATGGACATGAAATTACTTGGTGCT GTACCTCTTGAAATCGGCATCAGAACAGGTTCAGACGAAGGCCAGCCTATCGTTGTATCATCACCGAACTCTGCATCCGCGCAAGCGTACGTAAATATTGCTGAGAAGGTGACTCAAAGGCTCAATGAGCTAGCAGAGGAGCGACGGATGGGCCCAGAAATCTTACTTTGA